In Phocoena phocoena chromosome 12, mPhoPho1.1, whole genome shotgun sequence, the following proteins share a genomic window:
- the LOC136132222 gene encoding protein SET-like translates to MAPKHQSSLPPQAKKPKKPRRPPASRPEETSASPNLPKEEKEQQEAIEHIDEVQNEIDRLNEQASEEILKVEQKYNKLRQPFFQKRSELIGKTPHFWVTTFVNHPQVSALLGEEDEEALHYLTRVEVTEFEDIKSGYRIDFHLDENPYFENKVLSKEFHLNESGDPSSKSTEIKWKSGKDVTKRSSRTQNKASRKRQHEDPESFFTCFTDHSDAGADELGEVIKDDIWPNPLQYYLVLDTDDEEREGEEDDDDDEEEEGLEDIDEEGDEAEGEDDDEGEGGEEGEGEDD, encoded by the coding sequence ATGGCCCCCAAACACCAGTCTTCACTTCCACCCCAAGCAAAGAAACCGAAGAAACCGAGAaggcctcctgcctccaggcCAGAGGAAACGTCTGCTTCTCCGAACTTGccgaaggaagaaaaggaacagcAAGAAGCAATTGAACACATTGATGAAGTACAAAATGAAATAGACAGACTTAACGAACAAGCCAGTGAGGAGATTTTGAAAGTAGAACAGAAATATAACAAACTCCGCCAACCATTTTTTCAGAAGAGGTCGGAATTGATCGGCAAAACCCCACATTTTTGGGTAACAACATTTGTTAACCATCCACAAGTGTCTGCACTGCTTGGGGAGGAGGACGAAGAGGCGCTGCATTATTTGACAAGAGTCGAAGTGACAGAATTTGAAGATATTAAATCAGGTTACAGAATAGATTTTCATCTTGATGAAAACCCttactttgaaaataaagttcTCTCCAAAGAATTTCATCTGAATGAGAGTGGTGATCCATCTTCAAAGTCCACTGAAATCAAATGGAAATCCGGAAAGGATGTGACAAAACGTTCAAGTCGAACTCAGAATAAAGCCAGCAGGAAGAGACAGCATGAGGACCCAGAAAGCTTCTTCACCTGCTTTACTGATCATTCCGATGCAGGTGCAGATGAGTTAGGAGAGGTCATCAAAGATGATATTTGGCCAAATCCATTACAGTACTACTTGGTTCTGGACACGGAtgatgaggaaagggaaggagaagaagatgatgatgacgatgaagaggaagaaggattGGAAGATATTGATGAAGAAGGGGATGAGGCTGAAGGTGAAGATGAtgatgagggggagggaggagaggaaggtgaaGGAGAAGATGACTAA